In Brachypodium distachyon strain Bd21 chromosome 5, Brachypodium_distachyon_v3.0, whole genome shotgun sequence, the genomic window tcaaaatttattttcttgcttaaTTCTGAAGCATGGGAAGGCACTTTCTTTTAGTTAATATAGTTCACCAGTTCAAGTTTAGCTAAATCTGACTGTGATGTTGGCTATCCAGTGTGCAAACTGATGCTTCTACCATAGTGTTAGGATTACTTGGTAGTCATTGCATTTCTGCTCCAAACATGCTTGGTTATACATTACTCGCTTTGGTCCACACAAAAATGGAAGTTTTTGTCTTGGACATAGGTCTAGACGTCAAAACTTTGGCTAATTATACCttttaaaatatttagatTGGATACCTGAAAATCAAACATTTAAATTTGTCTCAAAAAGTACTTCCATtacatctaaattttattCGGTTCTGTAAATATTTGTAACAAAAACTATTGGTTGAAGTTATGTTTTGGAGATTGTCCATGTCGTCAGTTTTTAGTGAACTAGAGGACATGACCTAGTTTGCAGACATAGAAACACATTGCAAGTGACTTGGAAAAATATGAAAGCTTCAGTTTGTTAATAGAACCCTGAGGCTTGCAGATACTAGATGAATGTTGCATTTGACCCGGCAAAACATGCAAGCTTGAGCTTGTGTAAGAATGTAAGATAGCTTTGTAGGTTAACCTGGCAGCACagtgtttgtttttgttgctgtATTTGGTCTACTAGGGGGCATCCTTGTAGCATAAGTCTCTCATGTTCTCCGTTACAGTGTTCTTACTATCTTGGGCAGGTTTACAAAGGAAGGTGTTCTCGTGGAGGGCCTGTTCTGGAAGGATGTTGAGAAACTGATTGACGACTACAACAGTGAGCGCAAGAGCAAATGAATTAGTAGCCTCTGCGTCTGATTGTATGCAGAAAGCTTAGACTAATCAAAATAGACAATGTTTTTGCTACAGTACTGTTTGACTGGAGAATGAAATATCGTTCAAGATAATACACCattggagtttttttttagtatgCAAGTCTATCCATCAGTGTTTGAGTATGCAAGTCTATCCATCGGTGTTTATTTAATCACTATCTTATCATTTTTAAGCCACCCGAGACTTTATACTATATTTGTTTTGTGAGTTTTTCACCAAACATCTCGCCTGATTTCCTTTCTATGGTTTCCTTATAAGCAAAGCTATAGCCTACAGGCAGGCATTTTTTAATGGTATTTCCCCCGATCAATGATAAGTGTCGAGGATTTAATACAAAGTTAGTAATGACCCTGACATTTTGAAGCTCATActcttttttgaaaattatATTTAGAGGccaaaaattctgaaaaaaaaaccctataCTGCATATATGAATAATTCtaggtatatatatagaagttGTGAAGAAGTTAGTTAACATTTGATCTACACAAATTTGTGGATTTATAATACTGGCACATAACATTCTTTATACAAAAAGTACATGTATAATTCCTATAGAACTTTGATTGGGTAGTGTTAACATGGTAATAGTAATAACTACGGAGTATTATGGAGTACAATATTAACGCATGAAGTTACGTAGCCTCCCATCATCAGATTTAGTCATGTAGCTCTCTTAGTCTTAGACCCTGTTTGAttgggcttcagcttcagcttttgatgtttttagcaatctcaaaagcacttctcctgtttacacatgaagaTGAGAAGCATCTCCGGACatgcttttggtgcttctagcagAGAAGCACctcttctcagcttcatgtgtaaacggaaAAAGTGCTTTTGAAattgctagaagcaccaaaagctgaaacagAAGGCCAAACAAATAGGGCCTTAGCCTTGAGGGTGACTTTCAGCGCCATCACGTTAAGTGCAAGGGGCATCCTCAAACTATTCCCGTTTGTCCATTTTTGGGTCTATGGAGAAAAATGCAATATCTAATGGATCCCCACTTGTCCAAAAGTTGTCCATCTTCCCCATTTCTTTTCCAAATTTGGGGAGAGATTGTCTAAAATTTGTGCACTTGTTCTTTTGGTTCATATGTAAAAAACTCATGAGAAAGACAAATAAGGGCTCTCATTGGACAACATGATATTTTTCCCATCTTTGTTTGTCCAAACACCCCCAAATGAAAAAATGGAGAGGACAAATGAGAGCTTGTTTCAGCCTAACGTATCCCATGtactcctccgatcctaaattcttgtcgttgttttagtgcactaaaacagcgacaagaatttaggatcggaggaatagCGTTCTAAACTCTCCATCATTATATTGTGTATTTCTTCTCCATCATTATATTGTGTATTTCTTCTGGCAGTATTTCCAAAGAGGGGACTGAACTCTGAAGTGGGCAGTCTTAAGTGCCAAAcacaagcagcaagaacaTTATTCATTATGTTCTCCAAAACAAGAAGCGCCGCAGAATGGTTTAGACAAACTCGAGAATACTCCTTGGATGCGCCTACAAAAACATTCTGCTAATTTCTGTACATCAGACGCAAAGCCTCAAAATACACGAGTGAAGATTGGTGAGATAATTGCATTTGAAGAACACTCTTGCTTTGGGACCGTATCAGCATCACCATTCTGTTGTAATTCCAATCCTAGGAGGCTTAATACTGATCCGACTGGGTTACAATAGCCTCAATCCGGTCTATGGATGCTTGCAATCGCCCATAGTTCATACTGAAGGCAGGTTCTCCTGTGCCAACAGCCCTGCATGGTACAAAGATAAAAAGAAGATGGATTGTAGAGTTTGTGAGTTCAAATCATCCCTGGTTGGCAGGTTTTCGATAAATAGTAGGATCCTGCCTATAATAATGTCAACTCAAAAGAATTTGAAGTGTTGACTCAAGACATACCCATGAATCTCAGGAAGCACATATTCAGCTTTCCATCCAACCCTCAAATCAAACCCTGGAAACAAGTTGAGTTTTGACTTGTTTCTGATCTGAGAGATACCATCTCCCCCCAAGCAAGTAGAAAGCTTCCATTTCCATCCAGTCGCCTTCAGTTGGAAATTGTGACCAATGCCAACCTGGATTGCCACCATTGTTAGAAATCTCATGTACTACTGGTGTTACAGAAGGAACTTGTTCAATCAAAGTGAACTCTGATAAAGAGAGTCCTGTCTCTAAACATTTAGCTTTTCGTGGTTTAATTTGAGCATGTTCATCATATGTTGTGGGGCCAACAAATCCGCTCTATTGTACTTAGTGTGCTTCCTGCATATATTTGTTGGATGTAGATGGGTACTACATTTCTTTTGCAAACAAGTAAAAAGAGCCATTATAGTTTTTCAGGCTAGGACAAATGGTCTACACTCTACTCCTGTAATTTATATGTGAAGAAAAGCAACATATAACTCTTTTCTGTGCCAATTTCTAAGGATAAACTGCTGTTGCTGAAGCGTGTAGGAATTATTTATCATCAAAGCATATTATTAGGACCCAGAAATACTGTCATTTTAGAAGCCCAGAATTTGACATGTGATAATGGCTAAACTGCTAAACATCTTACCTAGTACGAACTATAGTGTATAGCGGGGAAACTCCATCCTTAAATATTCAACCTGCCCCTGGACATCTCTAGaccacaaaaaaagaagaagtgcaTCTACTTTGTTATTTAGGTATTCAACATAAACTAAGAAATCGAAACGTGTTCTTCTAGCTTTTGTAATGAAGTTGATGCATATGAAGGAGCAATTTCTGAAGAACATTAGGATCAGAGATAACAAATATACAGAAGGCAGGTTCTAAGAAAACAAGTGTTAATTGTGTTGTAACAATGTGTCTTCAATTTCCACTATCAGAACCATGGCACACACTACATAAAGATAAGTTTTTTCAGCACTCTGGAACTGAtgtctgaagtctgaactctGCAATCCAAGAGAGCAGACTTATTCTTGAGACGCAAGCGAGCAGATATATAGTGCACAAACTGGCACCTTCTTcacaagaaaatatatatttacaAACTGTAATATAATGAAGGACCAAACTATGACTCTTAGCTACATGAACAATTTAACATCTCTAGATGTTCCATCAAATGCCATATCACAAGGAGTGTCTATATCTATattctatatatatactgaTAAAGTTTCGAGTAAGCAGTGAGTTCACTCCCCTCCACTTGAATTGACACGTGGGATCATAACTCAAAACCTTAGTTCCTGAAATGTGCCGTAACATGGAGCAAATGGTTTAACTTATTATAATCCCACGCAACTAAATTCATACCGGGAATTCAAACAATCCTCATCCTCTTGCCGCCTTTCTTCCCATGCAACTATTATCTCATTATGAGATGTGCAATTGTTTGTTGCACATAATTGATTATCAATAAAAAACAGATGCACATGTTTGGCAAATTATACCCTtgatcttcttttttgttctctaACAAGGCATGCTAGTGTCAATGAATAATGCGAACTGGGTGTTACTAGTTCCATAACAAAATTGTGCTAAATATGAAAGCAGTTCTTGCAGCACAAACAATGCACAAAACAAGATTCAGTAAAGAAAGTAACCTGAAGGTTGAGATACTTTGTAACTGGTATCTTCTTGGAGAGCAGCTGTACGTCACCACTGATGGGCTTGTATTGGAACTTCCACTTCCGGTCGAAATCTAGAGGTTTCAGAACTACTTTCGCCTCGAAATCATTCACTTCAAGATTGTAGAACTGGAAAGAACGCATAACGTTTAGACACTCAGATCATGTCTGAACCGGTTTCACCAGAGCACAGAGTAACAGTGATCACCATTGCAACATAACCCTATATCTCCACATTGGCAAGATTATGAGCGAGTTCATACTGTCCCAGTGTGCACAAGGGGCAGCAACATCAGCAAGAGTAAACTATTTCCAATACACGGACATTGCCAAAGTTTAGCCTTTCGAAATCTCGCGAAATACATTGGACTGTTGGAgacggggagggaggggataTAAAAGCAGCCCCAACACTgaggtttagggtttaggagGAGTAGGGGAGTGTACCGACCTCGAGGTTGAGGCCGACGCGGAGACCCCGGAGCTCCTTACGGAACTTGAAGTGCAGCTCGGCCGGCACGACGTTGATTTGGTACAGCTCGTCCAGTGTCGTCGGCCcctccccgacgcccccgtccgcccctccgccgccgacgcccgaGCTCGACGCCATCGAGCGTCACGCGAGAGAGGAAAAGGCGCTCTGATTTCTTCGGCGTGGATTTTGGGCGGCGGGTTGCGACGGGGCGGCGAGGTCGAAGAACCGATCGGCCGGCCCGCCCGGCCGCGTAATCTACTAACTGGTGCTTTTGCACATTGCCCCTTGCTTTTGTATGCAGTCGCAGACATGGACGTTTCCCTCTTGGGATTTTTTAGTGGGCACTGTCACTGACTCACTGAAATTTACttaaattttacatgtatttagacgctttttagaaataaatacatccaattttagtcaaatttgagacaagaattatgagaccAAGAGAGAGTATAAAATATAATATTCTGGAGAAAAATACTCgtttccaaatttttttgggGTATTCCCTCCGACACTTATCatggatcagagggaatacaaaaatataatatTCTGGAGAAAATACTCGTTTCCATAGTCATGGTCATGTACACATAGTCACGAGTATGTTGATGATAAAAATATCTATTGGAGAGTAGGATAACACAAGATATAAACAATCATGTCTCCACGTAGGTTTCAAAATGAATCTCAAAACATGTACCGAAAAGCAGTTTTGTTATGTCAACATGAATAAGTAATTTTGAACCTAGCACGCTTTCGTTGCTTTTAGCCACTGACTTCTAATCTCCCATTTTTGCGATATTTTATCGAATGATGAAAACCTCATACAGAAAAAGTGGCATGAATAACCATCACCAATAATAGCAAAACTAGGTTAGTCAAAATGGCTACTTCCTCACATATATTGTATGATCTCCAATTTTCAGAAAGCTTATTTATTAGgatataataaaataaatatattatataGTTACTTTTGATACAATCTATGCATTTGAGTTCGGCATATTCGATCAAGCAAAATGCATGTGCTAATTTACTCCatactaaaaaaaatgcttaacGAAATGTTGTACTACAAGTGTATTATCTTAGAACATATAATTCGTATTCGTTTTTGTCTCTGTGATTTatgccaaatcaacaagtgaTGAAAATAATATTCAAAAACAAGTGATACACACAATCCCAAGTGACATATATAGTCACAAGGTGACAGACGATTCTTACTAACTGAGTCTTCCATAGGAATAAAGATACTAGAAATCTGTGTTATAGAAAGCTTAAGAAATGACCTAACATCTCCACAAACTTATTACTTAGCATTATTTCCATGAAAATATTTTCCACACATATATAAACAAATTATCCTTATTTTGATTTCATAAATCTATATACATCTTGTTTGTGTTATGGTTGggtatattttgtttttacaTTGTTCGAAGCGATGGAGATGCAAGTGGAGTCCCGTTTACCATGCTTAATTAACTTGCTAGTTAAAAAATAATTGCAGGTTGGTCCCAGTGAGAAATACACGGGACCTCGCTTGCATCTTAATGATGAAATGTGAcaataaactactccctccgtcccaaaataactgatttggatttatataaatttttatacaaaaaactactccctccgtcccaaaataactgacttgaatttatataaatttttatacaaatccacgtcacttattttggacggagggagtatcaaataTACTGCCATATTGgatttaatatttttagtATTGCACGTTGTTAAAAAACAGTAATTTATACAGATATCTGAATAAAAAAACAGCATTTTTTGTTCCAAATTCATACTGAATTTAATTAGAAATTTCCTGTTTGACCAGGTACTGTACTTCAGGAACCCCCAAACCCGCTCTTCTCCCTCCCACCCGCACCAGtatgcagcctgcgccgcctcctcccatCGCCGTCAGTCCATGACCGCCGCGGCGCCTCTTCCACCCCTTCCTCCCAGATTTCccttcgccgccgcttcctccgATGCTTCCACACCAACACCTACACATCCGGCTCCGCCTGCCCCCTTGCCAccccctcctctgcctcctccacTCCTACAGCCCCAAtgaccgcccgccgccgcagcaccaGCCCTCACACGACGCTGAGCTCTGGATCGCGAAGGCACTCGCGTCTGCGGCCTTCCTCCGGCCGCACCACCTCTTGGCATTCCGCCGCCTTGCACCCTCCccggttgccgccgccgccgcgctccgccaCGCCCCGTGCGCCTCGTCCACGCTCCAACTGTTCTCCGCCCTGCATTCCTCCCAGCTCGCCATTCCCCCGTCCGCGCACTCCTACCGTTACGTTATCTCTATGCTGTGCCAGTCCAGCCGCCACACTGACGCCCTCAAACTGTTCGACCAAATGACGGACCAGTCTGGTCACTTCCCCAATGCTCGTTTTCTCTCCTTCTTAGCCGGATCCTGTGCCAATGCTGGCTTTCTTGATGCCGCTGCAGCATTGCTCTCAAAGGCACCCCAGTTTGGTTGCTGCGTTGAAGCGTATGCATATAACAAGCTCATGAACTCCTTCATTGGCTGTGGCCGGGTGCAGGACGCTGTGGCGTTATTTGAGGGGTGGATCCAGGGGGGAGCGTATTCTCCGGATGTGTGGAGCTTCAATGTTGCCATCAAAGGTGTGTGCCAGGTGGGGGATGTCCAAAAGGCGCTCGAGTTGGTCGAAAGGATGGCGGAGTTTGGTTGCTCGCCAGACACCGTCACAAATAACATTCTCGTGGGGGGGCTATGCAGGGTAAAGGAGGTGAGTAGGGGCCGTGAGGTATTGAGAAGGCTTCAGAGGGATGGTGTTTGCATGCCCAATGTAGTGACGTACACCTCTGTGATCTCAGGTTACTGTAAGTCTGGCAGGATGGAGGATGCGATGGCAGTATACAATGACATGATTGGGTGCGGGACAACACCAAATGCGGTCACATATAACGTGCTTA contains:
- the LOC100823330 gene encoding uncharacterized protein LOC100823330, whose translation is MASSSGVGGGGADGGVGEGPTTLDELYQINVVPAELHFKFRKELRGLRVGLNLEFYNLEVNDFEAKVVLKPLDFDRKWKFQYKPISGDVQLLSKKIPVTKYLNLQVGIGHNFQLKATGWKWKLSTCLGGDGISQIRNKSKLNLFPGFDLRVGWKAEYVLPEIHGAVGTGEPAFSMNYGRLQASIDRIEAIVTQSDQY
- the LOC100828567 gene encoding pentatricopeptide repeat-containing protein At2g06000; this translates as PPRRLFHPFLPDFPSPPLPPMLPHQHLHIRLRLPPCHPLLCLLHSYSPNDRPPPQHQPSHDAELWIAKALASAAFLRPHHLLAFRRLAPSPVAAAAALRHAPCASSTLQLFSALHSSQLAIPPSAHSYRYVISMLCQSSRHTDALKLFDQMTDQSGHFPNARFLSFLAGSCANAGFLDAAAALLSKAPQFGCCVEAYAYNKLMNSFIGCGRVQDAVALFEGWIQGGAYSPDVWSFNVAIKGVCQVGDVQKALELVERMAEFGCSPDTVTNNILVGGLCRVKEVSRGREVLRRLQRDGVCMPNVVTYTSVISGYCKSGRMEDAMAVYNDMIGCGTTPNAVTYNVLINGYGKAGNMGSAVAVYQQMILRRCPPDVVTFSTLIDGYCRCGQLDDAMRTWTEMSQYQIQPNAHTFSIIILSFCKQNRSAEALRFLKELNMRTDIAPRAFICNPVIDVLCKGGKVDEANLILMEMEGKGCRPDKYTYTILIIGHCMKGRISEAITFFNKMVDTGCSPDSITVNSFIGCLLKAGMPSEVDRIMKIASGSTSSSQEVPSPVSQSIDISVAV